A part of Populus alba chromosome 8, ASM523922v2, whole genome shotgun sequence genomic DNA contains:
- the LOC118056664 gene encoding 3-ketoacyl-CoA synthase 11 has product MAEDQSKQKPKPESVTVDAETKRDRLPYFLLSVRLKYVKLGYHYLISSAMYLLLVPLLFIASAHLSTLTIRDFVQLWNHLKFNFVSVTLCSGLVVFLATLYFMSRPRKIFLVDFACYKPEPARMCTRETFMEKSGVAGCFSEENLAFQKKILERSGLGQNTYFPEAVMRVTPRPCMEDARKEAEMVMFGAIDELLAKTGVKAKDIGILIVNCSLFNPTPSLSAMIINHYKLRGNILSYNLGGMGCSAGLISIDLAKQLLQVLPNSYALVISMENITLNWYFGNDRSMLVSNCLFRMGGAAILLSNRPSDRRRSKYQLIHTVRTHKGADDKCYNCVFQKEDDTKRIGVSLSKDLMAVAGEALKTNITTLGPLVLPMSEQLLFFATLVGRKIFKLNIKPYIPDFKLAFEHFCIHAGGRAVLDELEKNLELSDWHMEPSRMTLYRFGNTSSSSLWYELAYTEAKGRIRKGDRTWQIAFGSGFKCNSAVWYALRTINPAKEKNPWIDEIDDFPVHVPKVVSIAS; this is encoded by the exons ATGGCGGAGGATCAGAGCAAACAAAAACCGAAACCAGAATCAGTCACAGTTGATGCTGAGACGAAGAGAGACAGGCTCCCATACTTTCTCTTATCAGTTAGACTCAAATATGTGAAACTTggttatcattatttaatctcTAGTGCCATGTATCTCTTGCTTGTCCCACTCCTATTCATTGCATCAGCTCATCTTTCAACACTCACTATCCGAGATTTTGTCCAGCTATGGAACCACCTCAAGTTCAATTTTGTCTCAGTAACTCTGTGCTCAGGTCTTGTAGTTTTCTTGGCCACTCTCTACTTCATGAGCCGTCCTAGAAAAATATTCTTGGTGGATTTTGCATGTTACAAGCCTGAACCTGCTCGAATGTGCACCAGAGAAACTTTCATGGAGAAATCAGGAGTAGCAGGCTGCTTCAGTGAAGAGAACCTGGCCTTTCAAAAGAAGATCCTGGAGAGGTCTGGTTTAGGACAGAACACTTACTTCCCCGAGGCTGTGATGCGGGTCACACCAAGGCCGTGCATGGAGGACGCAAGGAAGGAGGCTGAGATGGTGATGTTTGGAGCCATTGATGAGCTCTTGGCCAAAACTGGGGTTAAAGCTAAGGATATAGGTATTCTTATAGTGAACTGCAGTTTGTTCAACCCAACCCCTTCTCTCTCTGCTATGATAATCAATCATTACAAGCTTAGAGGGAACATATTGAGCTACAATCTTGGAGGAATGGGTTGCAGTGCTGGGCTTATTTCCATCGATCTCGCCAAGCAGCTTTTGCAG GTGCTCCCCAACTCCTATGCCCTGGTGATCAGTATGGAGAACATCACTCTTAATTGGTACTTCGGCAATGACCGCTCCATGCTTGTCTCCAACTGCTTATTCCGAATGGGTGGTGCCGCAATCCTTCTCTCCAACCGACCATCCGATCGCCGCCGCTCAAAGTATCAACTAATCCACACTGTTCGCACACACAAAGGTGCCGATGACAAGTGTTACAATTGTGTCTTCCAAAAGGAGGATGACACCAAAAGAATTGGTGTCTCGCTTTCTAAAGACCTTATGGCTGTTGCGGGGGAAGCTCTGAAAACCAATATTACTACACTAGGGCCGTTGGTACTTCCCATGTCAGAACAGCTCCTATTTTTTGCAACTTTAGTAGGAAGAAAGATCTTTAAACTGAACATAAAACCATACATTCCTGATTTCAAGTTGGCTTTTGAACACTTCTGCATTCACGCTGGAGGGAGAGCTGTGTTGGATGAACTAGAGAAAAACCTTGAGCTCTCTGATTGGCATATGGAGCCTTCAAGAATGACTCTTTATAGGTTTGGTAACACCTCTAGCAGTTCGTTGTGGTATGAATTGGCTTACACTGAGGCCAAAGGAAGAATTAGGAAGGGTGATAGAACTTGGCAGATTGCTTTCGGTTCAGGATTCAAGTGTAACAGTGCGGTGTGGTATGCATTGAGGACGATCAATCCGGCAAAAGAGAAGAATCCCTGGATTGATGAGATTGACGATTTCCCTGTTCATGTGCCTAAAGTGGTGTCCATTGCTTCTTGA